The DNA segment tgctctaacgaacgctgcatatttggcttgcaccactcacagaaacacgtcacgcgaaaatgttcgtcctgactctccaggtgctcggagacaactgaccagccgctcgttcgttagctaggaacgccctctaccgaatccagtttGTGCGCGCacactccgaagtacagtcgcggcggaagaaaatcagtcctattactttccggacaaaccctgtgcCATATATCCATCCGGATACACCATAGAACTGTCCGGATCGTTTGGGTTACGTAAGCCCGTCATTCGTTTAGTACTTGTGTTGTGAGTTTCACAGTGTAGTTTAATGCTGATTCTTATAATCAGTCtgttatactaaatataaaccTCACTGATCGGAATAGGTATTATGCCTTGACTTACTATTCATCCTTCATTTCGTTCCTGCTTACTCGTATATCGACAATAaactaataatattattaatattctcCGCGGCGAAAACATATCAGAGATGGATGGATGGGGTGggcaaaacaatattttcttatttcaaaatatttgtatatcctaaacagggtatatacAGTTTGCACGAGGTTTGAGCCACCCAGAAAGAAAGGTCGCATATtcgatcaaaatcgagttcttgtaaAGGAACCTTGTTTATTCGACgaaaatcttcacgaaatttgacaaagattattgtccaagacaagGCTATAATCTCCAAAcattttgttcagatcggatcactaaagcatataacctctatacaaactgaccgatcaagtTTTTGtgtggacaacttttttattttacaagatacttgtatatgtagCTACTCAAAATTTAACAGAGTATATTGTCCAAGACAAggctataatctccaaaaattattaagatttatattttttttaacaaatcctTTTCTTTTCTTACAGTTATGGAATATCAAATATTTCTCTtggtaatattttcaatatgtttaGAGAAATTCACAACGGGCGAATACCAGTAAGTTAACACTGTTGCTAATATTTTTCGTTTCTTGAACTAATCATCAACAATCTTCTACACAACACAAATGAAAGGCAAAGTTTAGCGATAACAGATATTTTGCCCGAGGACATAAAACGATATGATAAAATGCGTCCAcccaaaaaggatggacaaccaacaattgtttattttcacgTCACCGTAATGGGTCTCGATTCGATCGACGAGAACTCTATGACTTATGTCGCGGATGTGTTTTTTGCACAAACCTGGAAGGATCATCGCTTGCGACTGCCCGAGAACATGACACAAGAGTACAGATTACTAGAAGTCGATTGGCTAAAGAATATGTGGCGACCGGATTCATTCTTCAAGAATGCCAAATCGGTGACTTTTCAAACCATGACCATTCCTAATCACTACATGTGGTTGTACAAGGATAAGACCATACTTTATATGGTGAAGCTAACACTGAAATTGTCATGCATCATGAATTTCGCCATTTATCCACATGATACACAGGAATGCAAACTGCAGATGGAAAGTTGTAAGTCCGAACTAACGTAAAATCATTACTAATTTGTTGGTTTAATTacttatgtttgtatttttcattttgtgtaGTGTCACACACAACGGACGACATGATCTTTCAGTGGGATCCCACGACGCCTTTAGTAGtagatgaaaatattgaattgccgCAAGTGGCGCTGATACGAAATGAAACGGCAGGTTGGACACATACTATTCATGTAAACTTAAAAGAATACTCTTATAATTAGTACATTATTCTCACAGATTGCACTCAAGTGTATTCGACGGGCAATTTCACTTGTCTCGAGGTCGTTTTTACGCTGAAACGTCGCCTCGTCTACTATGTTTTCAACACTTATATACCGACTTGTATGATTGTTATAATGTCTTGGGTCTCGTTTTGGATCAAGCCGGAAGCTGCGCCAGCGCGTGTTACATTAGGCGTCACCTCGCTGTTGACCTTGTCCACGCAACATGCGAAGTCGCAATCATCTCTGCCGCCGGTTTCCTACTTAAAGGCGGTCGATGCATTCATGTCCGTTTGTacggtatttgtttttatggcGCTAATGGAATATTGCCTAATAAATATTGTGTTGAGTGATACGCCCATACCGAAACCAATGGCTTATCCGCCGAAACCAGTACCGGAAGGTGCGAAAAAAGAACCAGAAAAACCGCCAGCCACAGCACCCACACCGGCACCAGCGATCACACCCGCCAAAGTGGTGCCGGACGAAAAGATAgagaaaattgagaaaatattcGACGAAATGACCAAAAATAAGCGGGTGAGTAAAAATAAGATAACTGTAATTTCATCATATGTCATCATATGCGAAACTGAAACTTGAAACTGTGGATTATTGTCATTTATAAGGGGAGCAAACATAGTCATTATCAACGTAGCCATAACAACTAACCTTCCTGGCGACCTGACAGAAGTCTTAAAATCAAGTTATCATTGAAGATAATTAAATTCTCAAGAGTATTTAGAtcagaaaaataattatcatGAACCCTTCTGCCATCCCAACACACACAAAACGAAtgatagtacatatgtacatatatgcctcTTAGGCAATTCCTTTCTCCAAAAGGTTACAATATATCTCAGATTGAAGTTCAGAGCATATTGATGTCACCACATAAACAGATATGTTTAGACTATATGTTTGATacatattgtttattattttatttcatactaTTAAGAGACGATAGTTTGTGAGTGGGAATGTTTGTTACTTCTTCACGACTAAACGGCGGAAgggattttaataaaatttgttatagaATTAGTCGACACTCTGAATTTACACAGAAACTACGTTTTACTTCGAGAAAATATCTTATTCTCAGGAAAAAATGGACGAAAGTGATTTCACATATTCTGTTTGGGGAACTTTGTACAGaacgttttaaattaaaacgcttTCTAACCTTTTGAGAATCATATTTCAAGTTATGAACCATATAAAACTATAGCTATAGCTGACAGTTTCATAACAACATAACCTTTTTGAGTTACAAATCTTTGGCTACAACATAATTTTCTTAATGACACACTTTACAGGTTGTGCACACACGGCGTGTTGTTCGGCCGCCACTCGACGCCGATGGTCCTTGGATACCGCGTCAAGAATCGCGCATAATACTCACCCCAACTATTGCGCCACCTCCACCGCCGCCACCGCCAGAGCCTGAGCCGCCTAAACCAAAGCTTACGCCACAGCAAGAGCGTCTGAAGCGTGCCATTTATATTGATCGCACATCGAGGGTACTCTTCCCGGCGCTATTCGCCGGTCTCAACGCCATTTATTGGatcatattttatgaatatctCTAAGCACAAACCAACTTACTTATGGTACATACCAAATGTACAGCTGCTGTGGctcatctacatacatacatatgtacatacaaatgcattCTCCTCTGCAATTGAGAGGTGAATGATGAGTATGATTTGTGGTTTTAACTCAACTCGTTAGATTAAGTGACATAcagtaatatttaaatatatgtacgagtaactgtaaacaaagaatatgaaaaatatgtagatAATGTTGTAGTGTTAATGAACGgaagtagaaaattttattcaaatcaatTTGCCAAAGCAAGTTAATTAAATctagtgtgtgtatacatacttatatagtaaatatgtatgtatgttaactAGCggtaatatgtataaatacttcTATAAGCTGGAAATAAGTTAATGAGCAGCGCGCTCTTTGTGAAATTCTTatgttcataaataataaagccttaaatcattttcaaatttttatttcttacaaaCACGTTACATTGATTGGTAAACCGTTAAGCATCCTAATCgcgaatatttattaaaagatcTAAGTTATCATAATTATTGTATGAATTCATTTATCactaatttttaatgtaataatttatttagaatgCATTTTATAAGCTAATAGAAGTTGTTATTGCGAAAACTGTATTAAATTGTAACgaattttaaaagtatatattaaTTGTGATAATAATTAATGAATATGTGTACATTTCTGACTAGtgccaaataaaaaacgaaCGCTTAAAGACAAAGTCAGTGTGTAATGCAATTATTttggcatattttatttatgctgcGTGCCATGTATCAAAAAACGACTTTTTACCATtggatcaaatttgacccggactggcaGATATAACGAGATTTTCgttagggacgctacaaaagtagacctcGCCATATTTTTACcgatcttttgacatttctcttcagtaaggtttgccatttcatcatagaaagatatacgatccagcaatgattcaaaattattaaaattttctattacgaaattcggagtcagcgGCCTCAACTTTatgagcgctacgtccaatttatggtcgtcataattgtcctgtcagatcaacaattgagcgtctagtggaaaaaattGCATCCACAgtcacagtacaaaatgttcccttGCCATTGAGACAAAGAAGAGcacgtagtgtcgagaatattgctgccgctagcgcatcagaAGCATTGAGgtagacccaaatcagtctctcacacgtcgttctcaagggttgggcatctctgtgacgtcgctgtagcgaattttgcgaaaagatcttggcctacatccttacaagatcaaatcgacgcaaaaactgaacccgcttgaccaccagaattgtcgtatgtgcgtgaattgggctgagcaacaccTTAAAAATGATCccgattttcatcgaaaaatcgttttcagcgatgaagctcatttctggctgaatggcttcgtcagtaagcaaaatatgtgttattggtCAGGTAGAAATACACACCTACTCCATAAGTctccattgcatcccgaaaattttatggtttggtgcggtttatgggccggcggcgtcattagATCGTACttcttgaatatatgtatctcttgaaacatgttgctacagggtataatcgttttattttattgtttattccgggtgactttataccgcgtatatcggccaatatgcgTATTTTTCTTATATCTACTTGAAAGTACTTCCcaggctttaatccttgcaagttacaagagtacaaaattttcggttacacccgaatttatctcttccttacttgttattattaaatatttaaatatatacgtatatacgcAATCTACAAGAAGATAAAATTAAGGGTGCAACTAGTTACATACGATGAAATTATTATGACTATCGCATAGCGCGAACGAAGATTTTTTCGTTTGTTCGTCACTAACAATCGAATAAATTCCAACGCACATTtgaaaagctataaaaattagccaatatatttataacagTCTGCCGCActgatcaaaaatattaaatgacacCGTTTAaactagaaaatataaaaaacataaaaccgGGAACACATGCAATCGACGGTTTGCTACGAACGTCTTTACGGCGAACGTTTACGGTGACATTCTACGTGCGTCACTAACTGAGGCATAAAACAACTACAATTGattattgtaaaatttgcaGAGAGTTTGAAGATTGGTTGGTAGACAAAATtcgtaaacaaattgaaatcaGACTTATCAAAGTCAAGACTATTATATTAAAGTACATctaaatattacataaaaaatgtttcggaCTTTGCAACTTTGTTCGCGCATTTTGATGCGTAAGCAATCATTGCCAATTCCGGTTCAACTGTAAGTTTCGCAAAAATTTTCCACTTCACATACTTGCAAACAACcgtaattatgtaaatataatatttatttgttttaagatCGGCGAATTTCGTAACGGCGTTAAAAGGCGTGGATGTATCGGATCCGAAATATACCATGGATCAAGGTTAAACCGCAATAATACATTTAACTATTTATGCTTacaaactacatatgtatgtatgtactatatacaaaaCTTCACAACTATTACAGTTAGGAGTGAGATAATACAGCACTTGGGTTTGGAAAGAGGCTACCATCCCATACCAAAAAGTCGTGAACATTTACTAAAGTATACGCCAAAACCAGAGGATTTACCAGCACGTTCAATGCAGGATTCATTCACATCCGCACTACTTCCGTTAAGCACCGATTTGAGATTGCAGGATAACTATGTCTCCCACTTGGGAAACGTACGTATGGGCCGTTTAATGGAAGATTTAGACGCGTTTGCAGGTACAtagttcttttaatatttaaacgaATCTTAGAAAGTGAGTTCttgtatttaatgaaatttagtaattattcgaaaatagtaaaaacccCAATTATAAcgtatttagtaaatatttacgttatatttttttagtttgggTCTGCCATCAGCACGTCAAAGTGCCCAACTTACCAGCGAATGTTGATCTCCCATATACGTTCGTTACTATTTTGGTGGACAAGATTACCTTTAGCAACTTGACAACGGATGTCAAAGAAGATATACGCATTTCCGGCCATGTGTCTTGGGTAGGACGAAGTTCAATGGAAATTGTTGTTTGGTTGGAACAAAAGTACCAAGGCGTATATAAAAAGATAACGCGTGCACTTTTTCTAATGGCTGCACGAAATGCTACTAATACTGGATCAGCTCCAGTCAATCCCATTACACCAGCTACGGAGGAAGAGAAACAGATTCTTTCCGGTGGTGAGGCACGCAAAAAACGTCGCCAATTGATACAAGCGCAATCTATTTTTAAAGTGGAACCGAATGATTTCGAACAAAGTTTAATGTATGATATCTACAAGCGAACAACACACACTAACACCATGGAGTTGAACAAACGATGGCTTCCCTCAAATGCACGTTGGATGTCCGAATGGAGTACAGTTACAACAATACCATCATTTCCGGATAATCGTAATGCACATAACACTGTCTTCGGTGGATTTCTGATGCGTCTAGCTCTAGAAAACAGTTGGACCGCTGCTTTCCTCTACTGTGGTAATCGCCCCAAATTAACGCATATTTGCGATATAAGTTTCGAGAAGCCAGTGCCAGTTACATCCTTTATAAAATTGACCTCCTACATTGTGTATACCGAAATGAATTATGTACAAATAATGACAGTTGCTGATGTCTTAGACACAAGTGGTGGTCA comes from the Bactrocera neohumeralis isolate Rockhampton chromosome 2, APGP_CSIRO_Bneo_wtdbg2-racon-allhic-juicebox.fasta_v2, whole genome shotgun sequence genome and includes:
- the LOC126751433 gene encoding glycine receptor subunit alpha-4, which translates into the protein MEYQIFLLVIFSICLEKFTTGEYQQSLAITDILPEDIKRYDKMRPPKKDGQPTIVYFHVTVMGLDSIDENSMTYVADVFFAQTWKDHRLRLPENMTQEYRLLEVDWLKNMWRPDSFFKNAKSVTFQTMTIPNHYMWLYKDKTILYMVKLTLKLSCIMNFAIYPHDTQECKLQMESLSHTTDDMIFQWDPTTPLVVDENIELPQVALIRNETADCTQVYSTGNFTCLEVVFTLKRRLVYYVFNTYIPTCMIVIMSWVSFWIKPEAAPARVTLGVTSLLTLSTQHAKSQSSLPPVSYLKAVDAFMSVCTVFVFMALMEYCLINIVLSDTPIPKPMAYPPKPVPEGAKKEPEKPPATAPTPAPAITPAKVVPDEKIEKIEKIFDEMTKNKRVVHTRRVVRPPLDADGPWIPRQESRIILTPTIAPPPPPPPPEPEPPKPKLTPQQERLKRAIYIDRTSRVLFPALFAGLNAIYWIIFYEYL
- the LOC126751434 gene encoding acyl-coenzyme A thioesterase 9, mitochondrial-like; protein product: MFRTLQLCSRILMRKQSLPIPVQLSANFVTALKGVDVSDPKYTMDQVRSEIIQHLGLERGYHPIPKSREHLLKYTPKPEDLPARSMQDSFTSALLPLSTDLRLQDNYVSHLGNVRMGRLMEDLDAFAVWVCHQHVKVPNLPANVDLPYTFVTILVDKITFSNLTTDVKEDIRISGHVSWVGRSSMEIVVWLEQKYQGVYKKITRALFLMAARNATNTGSAPVNPITPATEEEKQILSGGEARKKRRQLIQAQSIFKVEPNDFEQSLMYDIYKRTTHTNTMELNKRWLPSNARWMSEWSTVTTIPSFPDNRNAHNTVFGGFLMRLALENSWTAAFLYCGNRPKLTHICDISFEKPVPVTSFIKLTSYIVYTEMNYVQIMTVADVLDTSGGQVTTNLFYSTYKANDSVHEILPRSYHETMWYIQGRRKFKYALGLE